A single Staphylococcus muscae DNA region contains:
- a CDS encoding 2-oxoglutarate dehydrogenase E1 component: MKNDKQVSEAPVNFGANLGLMLELYDQFLDDPNSVSEDLQVLFSTIKNDNTSYSNTSMQSSSGDNTIKRVMRLIDNIRQYGHLLADIYPVNRPQRTNIPKLNIEDFNLDQATLEKIPAEIVSDHFKDIYPNAFEAIKRMEQRYKGSIAFEYTHINNNKERVWLKRRIETPYKATLNEDEKIELFKLLAHVEGFEKYLHKNFVGAKRFSIEGVDALVPMISQIIKRAAENEIKNIQIGMAHRGRLNVLTHILKKPYEMMLSEFMHTDPMTFLPEDGSLTLTSGWTSDVKYHLGGVKTIQTHGIEQRITLANNPSHLEIVAPVVIGRTRAAQDFVAQSGQVESDFNRAVPIIVHGDAAYPGQGVNFETMNLGNLDGYSTGGTIHLITNNRIGFTTEPTDGRSTTYATDVAKGYDVPIMHVNADDVEATIEAIDIAMEFRKEFNKDVVIDIVGYRRFGHNEMDEPMLTNPLPYKNIKKHQTVEIIYGNKLVEDGVLKEDDVQTVMDDVQKVMRQAHDQIDKTNKIDNAEMELPENISKPLASNESELSYDRLKEINDAMLTYPEDFKIFNKLQRILDQRRKPFESDEGLVDWAHAEQLAFATVMQEGTPVRMTGQDCERGTFSHRHAVLHDQESDSVHIPLQHVPDQKGTFYIRNSPLSESAVVGFEYGYNVENPDSFNIWEAQFGDFANMAQMYFDNFIFSSNAKWGERTGLTFMLPHSFEGQGPEHSSARLERFLQLAAENNMTICNLSSASNYFHLLRAQAASLGTDAMRPLVLMSPKGLLRNKTVAQPISEFTSGGFEPILVGTHDPEKVTKVILASGKMLIDLKESLSKEPNEAIALVAVERLYPFPEEEIVAFLETLPNLKVIAWVQEEPQNQGAWHFVYPQLNRIAGDKYELEYQGRPHRAAPSEGDGEIHKIVQNKIIENSLNI; the protein is encoded by the coding sequence ATGAAAAACGATAAACAGGTGAGTGAAGCGCCTGTAAATTTTGGGGCTAATTTAGGGTTAATGTTAGAACTTTATGACCAATTTTTAGATGATCCTAATTCTGTATCTGAAGATTTGCAAGTGCTTTTCAGCACAATTAAAAATGACAACACATCTTATTCAAACACATCAATGCAATCAAGCTCGGGAGACAACACGATTAAACGTGTGATGCGCTTGATTGACAATATTCGACAATACGGGCATTTACTCGCTGATATCTATCCAGTAAATAGACCACAACGTACGAATATTCCTAAACTTAACATTGAAGATTTCAATTTAGATCAAGCAACTCTTGAGAAGATACCAGCAGAGATTGTCTCAGATCACTTTAAGGACATATATCCGAACGCATTTGAGGCAATCAAACGTATGGAACAGCGATATAAGGGGTCTATCGCGTTTGAATATACACATATTAATAACAACAAGGAGCGTGTATGGTTGAAGCGCAGAATTGAAACACCATACAAAGCAACCTTGAACGAAGATGAAAAAATTGAACTTTTTAAATTACTTGCACATGTAGAAGGATTTGAAAAGTATCTTCACAAAAACTTTGTTGGTGCAAAGCGTTTCTCAATTGAGGGTGTCGACGCTCTCGTACCAATGATTTCACAAATTATTAAACGCGCAGCTGAAAATGAAATTAAAAATATCCAAATTGGTATGGCACATCGTGGTCGTTTAAATGTATTAACACATATTTTGAAGAAACCATATGAAATGATGCTATCAGAATTCATGCATACAGATCCTATGACCTTCTTACCTGAAGATGGAAGCTTAACGCTCACGTCTGGATGGACGAGCGATGTTAAGTATCACTTAGGTGGGGTTAAAACGATTCAAACACACGGTATTGAGCAACGTATCACTTTAGCGAACAATCCAAGTCATCTTGAGATTGTTGCACCAGTAGTGATTGGACGTACACGAGCGGCACAAGATTTCGTGGCACAGTCTGGACAAGTAGAATCTGATTTCAACCGTGCTGTTCCAATTATCGTTCATGGTGATGCTGCTTATCCAGGTCAAGGGGTTAACTTTGAAACGATGAACCTAGGCAATTTAGATGGTTACAGTACAGGTGGTACGATTCATTTGATCACTAATAACCGTATTGGGTTTACAACAGAACCTACGGATGGCCGTTCTACTACTTATGCTACGGATGTTGCAAAAGGTTATGACGTACCAATTATGCATGTTAATGCAGATGACGTTGAAGCAACGATTGAAGCAATTGACATTGCTATGGAATTTAGAAAGGAATTCAACAAAGATGTCGTGATTGACATCGTTGGATATCGTCGTTTTGGACATAACGAAATGGACGAACCAATGTTAACGAATCCACTTCCTTATAAAAACATCAAAAAACATCAAACAGTTGAAATTATTTATGGTAACAAACTCGTAGAAGACGGCGTTTTAAAAGAAGATGACGTTCAAACAGTAATGGATGATGTGCAAAAAGTAATGCGTCAAGCACATGACCAAATTGATAAAACTAACAAAATTGACAATGCAGAAATGGAACTACCAGAAAATATTTCAAAACCATTGGCAAGCAACGAATCTGAACTTTCTTATGATCGTTTAAAAGAAATCAATGATGCGATGTTGACTTATCCTGAAGACTTTAAAATTTTCAATAAATTACAACGTATATTAGACCAGCGCCGTAAACCATTTGAGAGCGATGAAGGTCTTGTTGACTGGGCACATGCAGAACAGCTTGCATTTGCAACTGTGATGCAGGAAGGCACACCAGTTCGTATGACGGGTCAAGATTGTGAACGTGGTACATTTAGTCATCGTCATGCAGTATTACATGATCAAGAAAGCGATTCAGTACACATTCCATTACAACATGTGCCAGACCAAAAAGGGACATTCTACATTCGTAACTCCCCATTATCTGAATCAGCAGTCGTTGGCTTTGAATATGGTTATAACGTAGAAAATCCAGATTCATTTAACATTTGGGAAGCACAATTTGGTGACTTTGCCAATATGGCACAAATGTACTTTGATAACTTTATCTTTTCTAGCAATGCCAAATGGGGTGAACGTACAGGTTTAACATTTATGTTACCGCATTCATTTGAAGGGCAAGGACCTGAGCATTCATCTGCACGACTCGAACGTTTCTTACAACTTGCAGCTGAAAACAACATGACGATTTGTAATTTATCAAGTGCAAGTAACTATTTCCATTTATTACGTGCGCAAGCCGCAAGCTTAGGTACTGACGCAATGCGACCGCTCGTATTGATGTCACCAAAAGGCTTATTACGTAATAAGACAGTCGCTCAACCTATCTCTGAATTTACATCAGGGGGTTTCGAGCCAATCTTAGTAGGTACACATGATCCAGAAAAAGTAACAAAAGTCATCCTTGCATCAGGTAAAATGCTCATAGACTTAAAAGAATCATTGAGCAAAGAGCCAAATGAAGCAATTGCACTTGTTGCTGTGGAAAGATTATATCCATTCCCTGAAGAGGAAATTGTGGCGTTCTTAGAGACATTACCAAACCTTAAAGTTATTGCATGGGTACAAGAAGAGCCACAAAACCAAGGTGCATGGCATTTCGTATATCCACAACTCAACCGCATTGCTGGTGACAAATACGAACTTGAATATCAAGGTCGCCCACACCGTGCAGCACCTTCAGAAGGCGACGGAGAAATTCATAAAATTGTACAAAATAAAATCATTGAAAATAGCTTAAATATCTAG
- the sucB gene encoding dihydrolipoyllysine-residue succinyltransferase codes for MAEVKVPELAESITEGTIAEWLKEVGDTVEKGEAILELETDKVNVEVVSEEEGTIQELLAEAGDTVEVGQAIAIVGEGGAKPAEKKDEAKPAAKEEKASEPEPSKEKEDETSSASNDRVNATPSARRAAREKGIDLAELNAKSGDIIRKEDVERGAKPAEQKAEKKAEKPAAPQNPSKPVIREKMNRRKQTAARKLLEVSNNTAMLTTFNEVDMTNVMELRKRKKEKFMEDHNGTKLGFMSFFTKAAVAALKKYPEVNAEIDGEYMVTKQFYDIGVAVSTPGGLLVPNVRDCDKKNFAEIEEEIANLAAKARDNKLSLDDMINGSFTITNGGIFGSMMSTPIINGNQAAILGMHSIITRPIAIDKDTIENRPMMYLALSYDHRIIDGKEAVGFLKTIKELIENPEDLLLES; via the coding sequence ATGGCAGAGGTAAAAGTTCCAGAATTAGCAGAATCAATTACAGAAGGTACCATTGCAGAATGGTTGAAAGAAGTCGGCGATACAGTCGAAAAAGGGGAAGCAATCTTAGAACTTGAAACAGATAAAGTAAACGTTGAAGTCGTTTCTGAAGAAGAAGGTACAATTCAAGAACTACTTGCTGAAGCAGGTGATACAGTTGAGGTGGGGCAAGCAATTGCAATCGTTGGTGAAGGCGGTGCAAAACCTGCTGAAAAGAAAGACGAAGCAAAACCTGCTGCTAAAGAAGAAAAAGCATCTGAACCAGAGCCATCTAAAGAGAAAGAAGACGAAACATCTTCAGCATCAAATGATCGCGTGAATGCAACACCATCTGCTCGTCGTGCTGCTCGTGAAAAAGGAATTGATTTAGCAGAATTAAATGCAAAATCAGGTGATATCATACGCAAAGAAGATGTTGAGCGTGGTGCAAAACCTGCTGAACAAAAAGCTGAGAAAAAGGCTGAAAAACCAGCAGCACCACAAAACCCTTCAAAACCAGTCATTCGTGAAAAAATGAATCGTAGAAAACAAACAGCTGCTCGTAAATTACTAGAAGTAAGTAACAACACAGCAATGTTAACAACATTCAATGAAGTTGACATGACAAATGTGATGGAACTTAGAAAACGTAAAAAAGAAAAGTTCATGGAAGATCACAATGGCACAAAACTTGGCTTTATGTCATTCTTTACAAAAGCAGCAGTTGCAGCACTGAAGAAATATCCAGAAGTAAATGCTGAAATTGATGGCGAATATATGGTAACGAAACAGTTCTACGATATCGGCGTTGCTGTTTCAACACCTGGTGGTTTATTAGTACCGAATGTTCGCGACTGTGATAAGAAAAACTTTGCTGAAATTGAAGAAGAAATTGCAAACTTAGCTGCCAAAGCACGCGATAATAAATTATCACTTGATGATATGATTAATGGTTCATTTACAATTACAAATGGTGGTATCTTCGGTTCAATGATGTCAACACCAATTATTAATGGTAATCAAGCTGCAATTTTAGGTATGCACTCTATCATTACACGACCAATTGCAATTGATAAAGATACAATTGAAAACAGACCAATGATGTACTTAGCATTAAGCTACGACCACCGTATCATTGACGGTAAAGAAGCTGTTGGATTCTTAAAAACGATTAAAGAATTAATCGAAAACCCAGAAGATTTATTACTTGAATCATAA
- a CDS encoding DUF6501 family protein: MLHETWKETTPIKQVKVVHTNAKKFTVSDMLTIGKTYDVVNETEEYYQIIDNSGHVGGYYKTYFEEV, translated from the coding sequence ATGTTACATGAAACTTGGAAAGAAACAACACCCATTAAGCAAGTGAAAGTCGTACATACTAATGCGAAAAAATTCACAGTAAGTGATATGTTGACAATCGGTAAAACTTACGATGTTGTCAACGAAACAGAAGAATATTATCAAATCATTGATAACTCTGGCCATGTTGGTGGCTACTATAAAACATATTTTGAAGAAGTATAA
- a CDS encoding ATP-binding protein, with protein sequence MTQVNTGYINADKTVFGDAEKLFSLNKNILLKGPTGSGKTRLAETLSETTNIPMHQINCSVDLDAESLLGFKTIKTSENGHQEIVFIDGPVIKAMREGHILYIDEINMAKPETLPILNGVLDYRRQLTNPFTGEVIKAAPGFKVIAAINEGYVGTLPMNEALKNRFVVINVEYIDGDTLHQVIKAQSLLQDDALIDQIIKFNEDLRTMTQQGQLSEEAASIRALIDMSDLATVMPIERAIQRTIIDKLEDEREQQAVQNAVELNF encoded by the coding sequence ATGACTCAAGTAAATACTGGCTATATTAATGCAGATAAGACCGTTTTCGGTGATGCCGAAAAACTATTCAGCTTGAATAAAAACATCTTACTTAAAGGGCCTACTGGTTCAGGAAAAACACGTTTAGCTGAAACATTAAGTGAAACAACAAATATTCCCATGCATCAAATCAACTGTTCTGTCGATTTAGATGCAGAAAGTTTACTCGGTTTTAAAACAATTAAAACTTCAGAAAATGGTCACCAAGAAATTGTTTTTATTGATGGTCCAGTCATCAAAGCAATGCGTGAAGGACATATTTTATATATTGATGAAATTAACATGGCAAAACCTGAAACATTGCCTATTTTAAATGGTGTGCTTGACTATCGCCGCCAATTGACAAATCCATTTACAGGCGAAGTTATCAAAGCTGCACCTGGCTTCAAAGTTATTGCAGCAATCAACGAAGGTTACGTTGGGACATTACCAATGAACGAAGCATTAAAAAACCGTTTTGTTGTCATCAATGTCGAATACATCGATGGTGATACATTGCATCAAGTCATTAAAGCACAAAGTTTATTACAAGATGATGCGTTAATCGATCAAATTATTAAGTTTAATGAAGATTTACGTACGATGACCCAACAAGGTCAACTTTCAGAAGAAGCTGCGAGTATTCGTGCTCTCATCGATATGAGTGACCTTGCAACTGTCATGCCAATTGAACGTGCAATTCAACGTACAATTATTGATAAGTTAGAAGATGAGCGTGAACAACAAGCTGTGCAGAATGCCGTAGAACTGAACTTTTAG
- a CDS encoding vWA domain-containing protein — MSDRFILFNDEQLDAMKVMMLQDLSRLLLKNKDTQVKIHKFPYYDAINNEVICSSFWSHRPEYIEHTGLKTDILLATYSYFNMTPKIVNEVILNEESFNHPKLYRQLFKLIEEMRILNLIVSERPRTEKLINVRRQMRLQYCETQINFYQTKTMYTDLFFLNLERSLLSENFFEVPDIHPEINPILERMYQYLPDFFNIRTSEEAMYLTQRIMFQVDDWLKDDMLNEYYHIPRHVYKALEGLTLDDIKRMDAAQTDGQTDEKEDVETEEIDSKSTDSDTAGGAYLETELHEGESSEALSDNDTAREGDSSDDMTEMLSKKGKGSQDTLENEEGGTQGASNNLLGLTGINANVRIEWNVPTILPEYIEAYRQVQTDVQYETKDLIQIIKKTIDREFQDVRTNLTKGRLQRNLVNWFVDDQYKLFYKKADQSQTFDATFTLLIDASASMHDKMDETIKGVVLFHETLKALNVRHEILAFTEDAFDSDEDDQPNIIDEIINYHQSIYHADAPRIMSLTPQDDNRDGVAIRVASERLLTRSEKQKFLIVFSDGEPSAFNYAQDGILDTYEAVEMSRKLGIEIFNVFLSQESITEAIEQTVHNIYGPFAIFVEGVQHLPSQLSPLLKKLLLKSF, encoded by the coding sequence ATGAGCGATCGCTTTATTCTATTTAACGATGAACAACTTGATGCGATGAAGGTCATGATGCTACAAGACCTTTCTCGATTACTATTAAAAAATAAAGATACACAAGTAAAAATACACAAATTCCCGTATTATGATGCCATTAATAATGAAGTCATTTGCAGTTCGTTTTGGTCACATCGTCCAGAATATATCGAACATACAGGATTAAAAACAGATATTTTATTAGCAACATATAGTTACTTTAATATGACGCCAAAAATTGTCAATGAAGTGATTTTGAATGAAGAAAGTTTTAATCATCCAAAACTTTATCGTCAGCTATTCAAATTGATAGAAGAAATGCGTATTCTCAACCTCATTGTTAGCGAGCGTCCCCGTACAGAAAAATTGATAAATGTACGTCGTCAAATGCGTTTACAATACTGTGAAACACAAATTAACTTCTATCAAACAAAAACGATGTATACAGATTTGTTCTTTTTGAATTTGGAACGATCACTTTTGAGTGAGAACTTTTTTGAAGTACCTGATATTCATCCTGAAATTAATCCTATTTTGGAAAGAATGTATCAATACTTACCTGATTTCTTTAATATCCGCACGAGTGAAGAAGCTATGTACTTAACTCAGCGTATTATGTTCCAAGTAGACGACTGGTTGAAAGATGACATGTTGAATGAATACTATCATATACCACGTCATGTGTATAAAGCACTTGAAGGATTGACGCTAGATGATATTAAGAGAATGGATGCAGCTCAGACTGACGGTCAAACAGATGAAAAAGAAGACGTTGAAACAGAAGAAATTGACTCTAAGTCTACAGATTCTGATACTGCTGGTGGCGCATACTTAGAAACTGAGTTGCATGAAGGGGAAAGCAGTGAAGCCTTAAGTGACAATGATACTGCACGTGAAGGCGACAGTTCAGACGATATGACAGAGATGTTATCCAAGAAGGGGAAAGGCTCTCAAGATACTCTTGAAAATGAAGAAGGAGGCACTCAAGGTGCTTCAAATAACTTGTTAGGATTAACAGGGATCAATGCCAATGTTCGAATTGAATGGAACGTTCCGACAATTCTACCCGAGTATATTGAAGCATATCGTCAAGTGCAAACAGACGTTCAATATGAGACGAAAGACTTGATACAAATTATTAAAAAAACGATTGATCGTGAATTTCAAGATGTCCGCACAAATCTTACAAAAGGCCGTTTACAACGAAACCTTGTAAATTGGTTTGTCGACGATCAATATAAACTGTTTTATAAGAAAGCGGATCAAAGTCAAACATTTGATGCGACTTTCACTTTATTGATTGATGCATCAGCAAGTATGCACGATAAAATGGATGAGACAATTAAGGGAGTTGTTTTATTCCATGAAACATTGAAAGCTCTAAATGTTCGCCATGAAATCCTTGCATTTACAGAAGATGCTTTTGATTCAGATGAAGATGATCAACCAAATATCATTGATGAAATCATCAATTACCATCAGTCTATTTATCACGCAGATGCACCAAGAATAATGTCATTAACACCACAAGATGATAATAGGGATGGTGTTGCAATTCGTGTTGCCAGTGAACGACTGCTTACCCGTTCAGAAAAGCAAAAATTTCTTATCGTATTTTCTGACGGTGAACCGTCTGCATTCAATTATGCACAAGATGGTATCTTAGACACTTATGAAGCAGTAGAAATGTCACGTAAACTAGGTATTGAGATTTTCAACGTCTTTTTAAGTCAAGAGTCAATCACTGAAGCAATCGAACAAACAGTACACAATATTTATGGACCGTTCGCAATATTTGTTGAAGGTGTCCAACATTTGCCTAGTCAATTATCACCACTTCTTAAAAAATTGTTACTTAAGTCTTTTTAA